The nucleotide sequence AACCGCGTTCTCGACGGGTTCGACATGGCGGTGGAGGGCCGCACGGTCCACGGGCTGCTCGGCCGGAACGGCGCGGGCAAGACCACGACCATCAGGGCGATCGCAGGCCTCATGGAGCCCTCCCGGGGCGGCCTCGCTGTGCTCGGCAGGCAGCCGCACGCCGATCCTTCGGTGCGCAGGCTACTGTCGATCCTCCCTTCCGAGGACGGCCTGATCCCCGGGCTTACCATCACCGAGAACCTGGTCTGCTGGGCGCGCTTCTGGGGCGTCGGCAGGCGCGATGCCGCCCGGGCCGCATCGGAGGCCCTGGAGGCGGTGGGCATGGAGGGCGACCCCGCGCGCAGGGTGGGTTCCCTCTCCACGGGGAACAGGCGGCTGGCCGCCCTGGCGCGGACGTTCATGGTGCCCTCCGAGATAGTGATCCTGGACGAGCCCACGTCGTCGCTCGACCCGGTCGTGTCGG is from Candidatus Fermentibacter sp. and encodes:
- a CDS encoding ABC transporter ATP-binding protein, whose protein sequence is MARESDAAVSISGLCVDYGRNRVLDGFDMAVEGRTVHGLLGRNGAGKTTTIRAIAGLMEPSRGGLAVLGRQPHADPSVRRLLSILPSEDGLIPGLTITENLVCWARFWGVGRRDAARAASEALEAVGMEGDPARRVGSLSTGNRRLAALARTFMVPSEIVILDEPTSSLDPVVSARIRSVIASMSHERTVILSTHNLEEAQELCSTVTIIHHGRRVFEGPPGGSSPEGRYLLRVDSDAPSWRGLPLERRPDGFLLLESGLPAAETLAGLVREGIRVTEFRPALGSLTEIFMEVAGS